The following proteins are co-located in the Paludibaculum fermentans genome:
- a CDS encoding zinc metalloprotease, with amino-acid sequence MSESAATPILDLEQPPPPLPGTLHLYFIVFTTGVVVLSSLILRDLHQLPDWHWPAVNEILLFPLVWLGIAAHEASHALVGRIGGIEFGGISVGGFVFLKSGTRWTCRFELRHIFSGFFRPLCGTVGFDRSKWAWMVAGGPLASVALAVSSGWLCAQSGSGRWAWLGTLFWTSLFLSSVSLIPSSSGLVRTDGARLWQLLRRPQPARSWIALLAIQTADTAGILPRSWSPEPVQEMLRMPPAEPEYSYCQLLVFYRLIDECEETAALPHLENALSGLRRAPTPYRQMVYIEAACASANIRKNPEQARQWRQRATALMKPRSLEAVDAEIAIAEGRYEAALKHLEAAQAHLDKSGFDSGLARFAREQWAQSAALCRAALR; translated from the coding sequence ATGTCCGAATCCGCCGCCACGCCCATCCTCGACCTCGAGCAACCCCCGCCGCCCCTGCCGGGCACCCTCCACCTCTACTTCATCGTCTTCACCACCGGAGTAGTTGTTCTCTCCTCACTCATCCTGCGGGACTTGCATCAGTTGCCTGACTGGCACTGGCCGGCAGTCAATGAGATCCTGCTCTTCCCGCTGGTCTGGCTGGGCATCGCCGCCCACGAAGCCAGCCACGCCCTCGTGGGCCGCATCGGGGGCATCGAGTTCGGTGGCATCTCGGTCGGTGGCTTTGTCTTCCTGAAGTCGGGCACTCGCTGGACCTGCCGCTTCGAGCTGCGTCATATCTTTTCCGGCTTCTTCCGGCCGCTCTGCGGCACTGTCGGCTTCGACCGTTCCAAATGGGCCTGGATGGTGGCCGGAGGACCACTCGCCAGCGTCGCCCTGGCCGTCAGTTCCGGCTGGCTCTGCGCCCAATCCGGCAGCGGCCGCTGGGCCTGGCTGGGCACCCTCTTCTGGACTTCGCTGTTCCTCTCCTCGGTTTCGCTCATCCCCTCCTCCAGCGGTTTAGTTCGAACGGATGGCGCCCGCCTGTGGCAGCTCTTGCGAAGGCCCCAGCCGGCCCGTTCCTGGATCGCTTTGCTGGCCATCCAGACTGCGGACACCGCGGGCATTCTGCCCCGCTCCTGGAGCCCGGAACCCGTCCAGGAAATGCTGCGCATGCCGCCCGCGGAACCGGAGTACTCCTACTGCCAGCTTCTGGTCTTCTACCGCCTCATCGACGAATGCGAGGAGACCGCCGCCTTGCCGCATCTCGAAAACGCGCTCTCCGGCCTGCGCCGTGCGCCAACGCCCTACCGGCAAATGGTCTACATCGAGGCCGCCTGCGCCAGCGCCAACATTCGCAAAAACCCGGAGCAGGCCAGGCAATGGAGGCAGCGCGCAACCGCCCTCATGAAACCCCGTTCCCTCGAAGCTGTCGATGCGGAGATCGCCATCGCCGAAGGCCGCTACGAAGCAGCCCTGAAGCATCTGGAAGCCGCCCAAGCCCACCTCGACAAATCCGGCTTCGACTCCGGCCTGGCCCGCTTTGCCCGCGAGCAATGGGCCCAGAGCGCTGCGCTCTGCCGCGCGGCACTCCGGTGA
- a CDS encoding type II toxin-antitoxin system RelE/ParE family toxin — translation MEGSRHYGLERTSTAGTRSGIQAKHADRLRLILGRLNVSTTACDMDLPGLDLHELSGPRKGTWAVKVSGNWRVTFTWAGKDVERVDYEDYH, via the coding sequence ATAGAAGGATCCCGGCATTATGGACTCGAACGGACCTCTACCGCCGGAACCAGATCGGGCATTCAGGCCAAGCACGCTGACCGGCTTCGACTGATCCTCGGCCGGCTGAATGTATCGACAACCGCTTGCGACATGGACCTGCCGGGCTTGGACCTCCATGAGCTGAGCGGCCCGAGAAAAGGCACGTGGGCGGTGAAAGTGAGCGGCAACTGGCGCGTCACCTTCACCTGGGCTGGCAAGGATGTTGAGCGTGTGGACTATGAAGACTACCACTGA
- a CDS encoding UvrD-helicase domain-containing protein: MSPTQIGESDIDRLLARLNSGEPDPTRHLSLDESRRRAILNSTDVQACPGSGKTTLVGLKLMLLLENWHDAYSGICVLTHSNVGIAEILSRVGSDVAGSKLLSYPHFIGTIQDFTNTFLALPYARSREWDVHLVDESEFAKIIESAFGWNFKVHDRKENEKYQFSYYFKNGKIDASLFSFEHKDGQLKIKADFMDRVHRFVDLKRSGYDEDYFFDKRVRFCSDGLFLYSEMYELAKQAIASNRELVAALRSRFKIVILDEMQDTQRHQDELLNVIFPPTRCSIQRFGDPDQSIFDAMGGQLPNITYNEAALHCITESHRFVPSIASTLASLSYRRVGSFTGLRSPLADSPRNTIFLFESTSIEKVLPAFATLALALPKQHRSVVKAIGGIGKTASATGLTLPSYWAPFDSKIQSASFRAKSLCDAVRFCARAGGGDVASRYDVLLVAVLDWMRRAGRKYTTRFGKCISFNRTMLNAYLKEREKTLAFGEVMNLFIRGYVPSEDEWQEAVNVLTSILELPELNERASEFVAYNRVHYEESDEQISLKNPNVYDSVDGVRIVLSTIHGVKGETHDATLVCETKYDHWYDIREMVQFLCNADSVRPIADYTQPKSKETNRATFMKRLFVAMSRPRYLLCLAMTKSHLTGAQRTHLQAVAGWAIKDLTVKSGSAEARCLFEQS, translated from the coding sequence ATGTCTCCAACCCAAATAGGTGAGTCCGATATCGACCGCCTCTTGGCGCGTCTGAATAGTGGCGAGCCCGATCCGACTCGGCATCTGTCTCTCGATGAGTCGAGGCGGAGGGCAATTCTGAATTCCACCGACGTGCAAGCCTGTCCTGGAAGCGGTAAGACGACGCTGGTCGGCCTCAAGCTGATGCTCCTCCTGGAGAATTGGCACGACGCCTACAGTGGAATCTGCGTTCTGACGCATTCCAATGTTGGAATCGCCGAGATCTTGTCACGCGTCGGGAGCGATGTTGCAGGCAGCAAGCTGCTCAGCTATCCGCACTTCATCGGGACCATTCAAGACTTCACGAACACCTTCCTTGCCCTGCCATATGCGAGAAGCCGGGAATGGGATGTTCACCTTGTCGACGAAAGCGAGTTCGCCAAAATCATAGAGTCCGCCTTTGGGTGGAACTTCAAAGTCCATGATCGGAAGGAAAATGAGAAGTATCAGTTCTCCTACTATTTCAAGAATGGAAAAATCGACGCATCACTCTTCTCTTTCGAGCACAAAGACGGCCAGCTCAAAATAAAAGCGGACTTCATGGATCGTGTTCATCGGTTCGTCGACCTCAAAAGGAGTGGGTATGACGAGGACTATTTCTTCGACAAACGCGTCCGGTTTTGCAGTGACGGTCTGTTTTTGTATTCAGAAATGTACGAATTGGCGAAACAGGCAATCGCTTCGAATAGGGAACTGGTAGCGGCTCTGCGTTCGCGCTTCAAGATTGTGATACTCGATGAGATGCAAGATACCCAAAGGCATCAGGATGAGTTACTTAATGTAATCTTCCCCCCGACCAGATGCTCAATCCAGCGATTTGGTGATCCGGATCAGTCGATTTTCGATGCGATGGGCGGCCAATTGCCAAACATCACGTACAATGAGGCAGCATTGCACTGTATCACGGAGAGCCACCGCTTTGTCCCGTCCATCGCATCGACGCTTGCATCGCTTAGTTATCGTCGGGTTGGTTCATTCACAGGATTGCGGTCTCCGCTCGCAGATAGTCCGCGCAACACGATCTTTCTTTTTGAGAGTACCTCTATCGAGAAGGTGTTACCGGCCTTCGCCACATTGGCGCTAGCGTTACCTAAGCAACATCGATCTGTAGTAAAAGCCATTGGCGGGATAGGAAAAACGGCCAGCGCGACAGGTCTCACTCTGCCCAGTTACTGGGCCCCGTTCGATTCCAAAATCCAGTCCGCAAGCTTTCGAGCGAAGTCGCTGTGCGATGCCGTGCGGTTTTGTGCTCGGGCTGGCGGTGGTGACGTCGCGAGCCGCTACGACGTGCTACTAGTCGCGGTTCTGGATTGGATGAGGCGAGCCGGTCGGAAGTACACAACGCGCTTCGGCAAATGTATATCATTCAATCGCACAATGCTAAACGCCTACCTGAAAGAGCGAGAGAAGACGCTTGCTTTCGGCGAGGTGATGAATTTATTCATCCGTGGATATGTTCCGTCTGAGGACGAGTGGCAGGAAGCTGTCAATGTGCTCACTTCTATTTTGGAGCTTCCTGAGTTGAATGAGAGAGCCTCTGAGTTTGTGGCATATAACAGAGTTCATTATGAAGAATCGGATGAACAGATATCACTAAAGAATCCAAATGTCTACGACTCTGTGGATGGCGTGCGGATCGTGCTCTCGACGATTCATGGCGTGAAAGGTGAGACACACGACGCCACGCTAGTCTGCGAGACAAAATACGATCATTGGTATGACATACGAGAGATGGTTCAGTTTCTCTGTAATGCGGATTCTGTTCGACCTATAGCCGATTACACGCAGCCGAAGAGTAAGGAGACAAATCGGGCGACATTTATGAAGCGTCTGTTTGTCGCGATGAGCCGTCCTCGTTACTTGCTTTGTTTGGCAATGACAAAAAGTCATCTGACCGGGGCTCAGCGAACGCATTTACAAGCCGTGGCGGGATGGGCCATCAAAGACCTAACAGTAAAGAGCGGAAGCGCGGAGGCGAGATGCCTATTTGAGCAGAGTTAG
- a CDS encoding RCC1 domain-containing protein, whose protein sequence is MRLALILPFACALPLLAAPDWQDSVHVASSSTHTLVIAPDGTVACQGSNRYRVCGADPGIEFVEKLSPVPGVPKGRAVAVPDAWISMVLGEDGRVYVWGRNDFGLLGGTDRGPTYEQPKPTPLPALQGVVGIAAFVHGGAALLQDGTVWMWGEDREGLLATGTLTLSGQSGKPHYTPRRVEGLEGVVQIVGGYKHMLALKSDGTVWTWGANKYGELGLGDQQARARPARIQSLAGITRIYASGSTAGARQANGAWLVWGPSPAPTIVEDRGPLVLNPAPLPGLLREATDLADGAAAFRDGTVRTWGGNSFGSLGTGGGVDAYSSRGVLVRTLSSVVRVWTGGSRGFALKSDGTLYMWGPSGTESTGIYRVPKVIATFPMAPPPKQ, encoded by the coding sequence ATGCGACTCGCCCTGATCCTCCCGTTCGCCTGCGCCCTCCCCCTGCTCGCTGCGCCCGACTGGCAGGACTCGGTACACGTCGCCAGTTCCAGCACCCACACCCTCGTCATCGCGCCGGACGGAACCGTCGCGTGCCAGGGCAGCAACCGCTACCGCGTGTGCGGCGCCGATCCGGGCATCGAGTTCGTCGAGAAGCTCTCTCCGGTGCCCGGCGTGCCCAAGGGGCGGGCGGTCGCAGTGCCGGACGCATGGATCAGTATGGTGCTGGGCGAGGACGGCCGGGTCTACGTCTGGGGTCGCAATGATTTCGGCCTCTTGGGTGGGACCGATCGCGGACCCACCTATGAGCAGCCAAAGCCCACCCCCCTCCCGGCGCTGCAGGGTGTCGTCGGAATCGCCGCTTTCGTCCACGGCGGAGCGGCCTTGCTCCAGGACGGCACGGTGTGGATGTGGGGAGAGGACCGCGAAGGGCTGCTCGCCACGGGGACCCTCACCCTGTCGGGACAGTCTGGAAAGCCGCACTACACGCCGCGGCGGGTGGAGGGGCTCGAAGGAGTCGTGCAGATCGTGGGCGGCTACAAGCACATGCTCGCTCTGAAATCCGATGGGACGGTTTGGACTTGGGGTGCCAACAAGTACGGCGAATTGGGACTCGGAGACCAACAGGCGCGAGCCAGGCCGGCCAGGATTCAGTCGCTGGCGGGCATCACCCGGATCTATGCCTCCGGAAGCACCGCAGGAGCGCGGCAGGCGAACGGCGCGTGGCTGGTATGGGGCCCGTCGCCGGCGCCCACGATTGTCGAGGATCGCGGGCCGTTGGTGCTGAACCCTGCACCCTTACCCGGCCTGCTGCGCGAGGCCACCGACCTGGCGGACGGCGCCGCGGCCTTCCGTGACGGCACGGTGCGCACCTGGGGCGGCAACTCGTTCGGGTCGCTCGGGACGGGAGGCGGCGTAGACGCATACTCGTCGCGAGGCGTGCTCGTCCGGACACTCTCGTCGGTCGTGCGCGTGTGGACGGGCGGCAGCAGGGGCTTCGCCCTCAAATCGGACGGCACCCTCTACATGTGGGGCCCCTCGGGTACAGAGAGCACCGGGATTTACAGGGTGCCCAAGGTGATCGCGACGTTTCCGATGGCCCCGCCGCCCAAGCAGTGA
- a CDS encoding 5'-methylthioadenosine/S-adenosylhomocysteine nucleosidase family protein: MLTAYDRKKKREDFNIEDALCKSLAWFFPLLARFRVTSVESLIFRKFPYACPYCRQCPHKDKICKTTQGTTRTVDHAAVLAKHAENSHRRPRGLNQWQQMFHDIYERDTVTVNSGRSTLGLLEELGELAEAVRVFEKHPKYFAGEAADVFSYLMGFANEHRVRLELDGQPPFDFEEAFLLRYPGLCMQCGHSICICPSIPESTVGRMAKELDLAPVNELFTLNPSDAELRGKQIGASVLQELGGLPVIAHKLPLDRGEANRAMVLLCLRLSEEVKSQDVGLASDLYNAAIRIATDARMAGSRATGSSSTGVVDVLSSVWPLLSLAVIPEDNSLQSGLAKSLRAQAIRIGIITALPKEFAAMRTMLEEERTSPIASDPNDYVLGTIPARDESGSHIVAVTLLKEMGNNSAAAAASHLLRSFPSIEDVIMVGIAGGIPKPESPDRHIRLGDIVVSNSSGVVQYDNLKVGIDKIHLRSSSSKPSARMIGSSRVLESERLMKRYPWEEFLQRANLLENASRPHESTDLLYKWDTGDPIPVAHPVDPSRNAGLPKIHYGIIGAANVLLKNPTLRDQVARDCGVAAVEMEGSGIADAAWTAGQQYLIVRGICDYCDEKKNDDWQGYAAVAAAAYVRALISAISLNAYKNAGNSTTS, from the coding sequence ATGCTGACCGCCTACGATCGAAAGAAAAAACGGGAAGACTTCAATATTGAAGACGCACTGTGCAAATCCCTGGCTTGGTTCTTTCCGCTTCTGGCGAGATTCCGAGTAACCAGTGTTGAGTCTCTGATTTTCCGCAAATTTCCGTACGCCTGCCCCTACTGTCGACAATGCCCACATAAAGACAAAATCTGTAAAACCACGCAGGGAACTACTAGGACAGTGGACCACGCGGCCGTCCTGGCGAAGCACGCCGAAAACAGCCACAGGCGTCCGCGCGGATTGAATCAGTGGCAGCAGATGTTCCACGATATCTATGAACGCGATACAGTCACTGTAAATAGCGGGCGGAGCACGCTGGGCTTACTTGAGGAGTTAGGAGAACTAGCAGAGGCGGTTAGGGTATTCGAAAAGCATCCGAAATACTTCGCAGGTGAAGCCGCCGATGTCTTTTCCTATTTGATGGGCTTCGCAAACGAACATCGCGTTCGGCTGGAGCTCGACGGTCAGCCTCCGTTTGACTTTGAGGAGGCCTTTCTGTTGCGATATCCAGGCCTATGTATGCAGTGTGGTCATTCGATTTGCATCTGCCCTAGCATCCCAGAATCTACTGTTGGCCGCATGGCCAAGGAGCTCGATCTCGCGCCGGTGAATGAGCTATTCACATTGAACCCTTCCGACGCCGAGCTTCGCGGCAAGCAAATCGGAGCGTCGGTACTTCAAGAACTGGGCGGCCTGCCCGTTATTGCGCACAAACTGCCTTTGGATCGCGGTGAGGCGAATAGGGCCATGGTTTTGCTATGCCTTCGACTCTCGGAAGAAGTTAAGTCACAAGACGTTGGGCTGGCATCAGACCTATATAACGCGGCAATTCGGATCGCGACCGACGCTCGGATGGCAGGCAGTCGAGCGACTGGAAGTTCATCGACGGGTGTGGTCGATGTTTTGTCGAGTGTGTGGCCGCTGTTGAGCCTCGCGGTGATTCCGGAAGATAATTCCTTACAGTCAGGGCTTGCAAAATCTCTGCGTGCCCAAGCCATCCGCATAGGCATCATCACTGCGCTTCCAAAGGAGTTTGCCGCAATGCGAACTATGCTGGAAGAAGAGAGGACTAGCCCAATCGCAAGTGACCCTAACGACTACGTTCTCGGAACGATTCCGGCGAGGGATGAAAGCGGATCTCATATCGTTGCAGTTACGCTATTGAAGGAGATGGGGAATAACAGCGCGGCGGCCGCGGCAAGCCACCTCTTGAGAAGCTTTCCCAGTATCGAAGATGTGATTATGGTAGGAATTGCCGGCGGGATACCGAAGCCGGAATCACCTGATAGGCACATCAGACTAGGAGATATAGTTGTTTCCAATTCATCGGGCGTAGTACAGTATGACAATCTCAAAGTAGGAATTGATAAAATACACCTCCGCAGTTCCTCCTCAAAACCTTCAGCGCGAATGATCGGCTCGTCACGGGTTTTGGAATCGGAGCGACTCATGAAACGATATCCGTGGGAGGAATTCCTGCAAAGAGCTAACCTCCTAGAAAATGCTTCGCGCCCCCATGAATCAACGGATCTATTGTATAAATGGGACACCGGCGATCCAATCCCTGTAGCTCATCCAGTTGATCCGAGTCGCAATGCCGGTCTACCAAAAATTCACTATGGCATTATTGGTGCAGCCAACGTTCTTCTCAAGAATCCGACTCTTCGAGATCAAGTTGCTCGAGACTGCGGTGTCGCCGCGGTGGAAATGGAAGGATCTGGTATCGCCGACGCTGCCTGGACAGCCGGCCAGCAGTATTTAATCGTCCGAGGCATCTGTGATTATTGCGATGAAAAAAAGAACGATGATTGGCAGGGGTACGCAGCAGTAGCGGCGGCGGCGTATGTCCGCGCCCTCATTTCCGCCATTAGCCTGAATGCTTATAAAAATGCAGGCAACTCAACCACTAGTTAG
- a CDS encoding glycoside hydrolase family protein, translating into MTRRDFAALPALAALPAAPALSAVPALPALPALPAPAAPPAAPIALGSRRELFVDRFLVAGLEGAELRLATPLDAGPALAFDRPWEGAFCAYSTVLRHGGRWLLYYRGVPSSGPDGRAAEVTCVAESADGRTFTRPELGLFAMAGAPRNNVVLANAAPFSHNFSPFVDTCPGVGAGPALKAIAGVHSSGLHGFVSADGFRWTPVQAGPVLPSPKEFTFDSQNVAFYSEHERKYVLYYRTWQEIGGTKYRWVSRAVSEDFVHWTTEGPVDYGGAPPEHLYTNQTSPYFRAPHIYAGICARFFPGRQVLTEAQARAVQVDPQYFQDCSDAVLVTSRGGRSFSRTFLDAFLRPGLGLQNWVSRSNYPALNLAQTGPAEMSFYVNRDYGQPTAHLRRYALRLDGFASLHAGYGGGTMLTHPVTFTGHRLALNYATSAAGSVRVELLDGDRQALPGFGLADAAELIGDEIEGYARWKQGVGVGAAQGRVVRLRFHLKDADVYSFGFLG; encoded by the coding sequence ATGACCCGACGTGACTTTGCGGCCTTGCCTGCCCTGGCTGCCTTGCCTGCCGCGCCCGCCCTCTCTGCCGTGCCTGCTCTCCCTGCCCTGCCGGCCTTGCCTGCCCCGGCGGCTCCTCCGGCCGCGCCGATTGCTTTGGGCTCGCGGCGCGAGCTGTTTGTCGACCGGTTCCTGGTGGCTGGGCTGGAGGGAGCGGAACTGCGGTTGGCTACGCCTCTGGATGCCGGGCCGGCCCTCGCTTTTGATCGGCCTTGGGAAGGGGCGTTTTGCGCTTACTCGACTGTGCTGCGGCACGGGGGGCGGTGGCTGCTCTACTATCGCGGGGTGCCGTCCTCGGGACCGGACGGGCGGGCCGCCGAGGTGACTTGCGTCGCGGAGTCGGCCGATGGGCGGACGTTTACCCGGCCGGAATTGGGGTTGTTTGCGATGGCCGGCGCTCCGCGGAACAATGTCGTGCTGGCGAACGCGGCTCCGTTTTCGCACAACTTCAGTCCCTTTGTGGATACGTGTCCCGGGGTGGGGGCCGGGCCGGCGTTGAAGGCGATTGCGGGGGTGCACTCGTCCGGGCTGCATGGGTTCGTTTCGGCGGACGGGTTCCGGTGGACGCCGGTGCAGGCCGGGCCGGTGCTGCCTTCGCCGAAGGAGTTCACGTTCGATTCGCAGAATGTCGCCTTCTATTCCGAGCACGAGCGGAAGTATGTCCTGTATTACCGGACGTGGCAGGAGATCGGGGGGACGAAGTACCGCTGGGTGTCGCGGGCGGTGAGCGAGGATTTCGTGCATTGGACGACGGAGGGGCCGGTCGATTATGGGGGCGCGCCGCCGGAGCATTTGTATACGAACCAGACGTCGCCGTACTTCCGGGCTCCGCACATTTATGCGGGGATCTGCGCGCGGTTCTTCCCGGGCCGGCAGGTGCTGACGGAGGCCCAGGCTCGGGCGGTGCAGGTAGATCCGCAGTATTTCCAGGATTGTTCGGACGCCGTTCTGGTGACGTCGCGGGGTGGGCGGTCGTTTTCGCGGACGTTCCTGGATGCGTTCCTGCGGCCGGGTCTGGGGCTGCAGAACTGGGTATCGCGGTCGAACTATCCGGCGCTGAACCTGGCGCAGACGGGTCCGGCGGAGATGTCGTTCTATGTGAACCGGGACTATGGGCAGCCGACGGCGCATCTGCGGAGGTATGCGTTGCGGCTGGATGGGTTTGCGTCGCTGCATGCGGGGTATGGCGGGGGGACGATGCTGACGCACCCGGTGACGTTCACGGGGCACCGGCTGGCGCTGAATTATGCGACTTCGGCGGCGGGGAGCGTTCGGGTGGAGTTGCTGGATGGGGACAGGCAGGCGTTGCCGGGGTTTGGGCTTGCTGATGCGGCCGAACTGATTGGGGATGAGATTGAGGGGTACGCGCGGTGGAAGCAGGGTGTCGGGGTGGGGGCGGCGCAGGGGCGGGTGGTGCGGCTGCGGTTCCATTTGAAGGATGCGGATGTTTATTCGTTCGGGTTTTTGGGGTGA
- a CDS encoding HigA family addiction module antitoxin, with protein sequence MKMHNPPHPGEVLKTLCLEPLGLSVTETARSLGVSRKTLSGILNGRAGISPEMAVRLSIAFDTSAESWLNQQLQYDLWHAEKGRKGLHVRRLTAA encoded by the coding sequence ATGAAGATGCATAATCCTCCACACCCTGGCGAGGTACTCAAAACGCTGTGCCTCGAACCATTGGGGCTGAGCGTGACGGAGACTGCGCGGTCGCTGGGCGTGAGCCGCAAGACCCTTTCCGGCATCCTCAACGGACGAGCCGGCATTAGCCCGGAGATGGCGGTCCGGCTGTCCATCGCCTTTGACACGAGTGCGGAGAGTTGGCTCAACCAGCAGCTCCAGTACGACCTCTGGCACGCCGAAAAAGGCAGGAAGGGCCTCCATGTGAGAAGGCTCACCGCCGCCTGA
- a CDS encoding ATP-dependent nuclease: protein MPKSAEKKSEAHWIFDILEMVSSFYLGTQSMHIAQVHIKNFRLFDDLSLSLGPGLNLIVGENNSGKTSLVDAIRYTLETNSSEWVKIQESDFRRGQSRFSIQLKFEAITVRQARVFVEHITHEEVLEKRERCSALYVTLTAELTDHVARGVRYIRTELRSGRNGTGPTIEREVRAYLSATYLRPLRDAESELTASRGSRLSQVLHSSKSLREATNVIGLLTALINANKSILGNQAIKKSLNQIQQQIRSISFANSTFRPAIEIVGGTDINRLSEAERKQMCRAILEKLQLLIDEEDRQQGLGYSNLLFMATELLLLEQEQDDFPFLLIEEPEAHLHPQLQMKFLKALRDDFGQLGMPSLQSILTTHSPNLASKAPLESVIIMARGQAFPLRPTDTALDSDDYVFLEKFLDVTKSNLFFARAVLIVEGDAENILLPTIAELLGKPLEDYGVSIVNVGSTAYARYAKIFQRKDSRRWIPIRVMCVRDLDLWPRRAEFRGDGDTIGFKKAIPKKANGKGGNEDCWIDFYDTKALQDFKDLRRKIRGQNVEVELSARWTFEYCLALGSLFALLYEAVNGSNEDIDTLPTDPEERAIYLYGLIESPSRKTEVAYRLVSLLRKTFTPARSAPLPNEDATASEEREQAFQARAAQLQQELRDKLPCYIVRAIDYVTNNAEAPMLPPTAEAVQC from the coding sequence GTGCCAAAGAGTGCCGAGAAGAAATCGGAAGCCCATTGGATATTCGATATACTGGAGATGGTCAGCAGTTTCTACCTTGGCACGCAGTCTATGCATATTGCGCAAGTGCACATAAAGAATTTCCGGCTTTTCGACGACTTGTCACTCAGCCTTGGTCCTGGACTCAATCTCATCGTCGGGGAAAATAACTCCGGCAAGACCTCTCTGGTCGACGCAATCCGGTACACTTTGGAGACGAACTCATCCGAGTGGGTAAAGATTCAAGAGAGCGACTTCCGGAGAGGGCAATCGCGCTTCTCGATCCAGCTAAAATTCGAAGCGATCACAGTGCGGCAAGCGCGTGTTTTCGTGGAACATATCACGCACGAGGAAGTTCTCGAGAAGCGGGAAAGATGTTCGGCCCTATACGTCACGTTAACTGCCGAACTCACCGACCATGTCGCCCGCGGAGTTCGGTACATTCGTACCGAACTCCGCTCGGGTAGAAACGGAACCGGACCAACCATAGAGCGTGAAGTGCGGGCGTACCTCTCTGCGACATACCTTCGTCCGTTGCGCGATGCAGAGTCCGAACTCACGGCCAGCAGAGGGTCACGGTTGTCTCAAGTGCTGCATTCTTCCAAATCGTTAAGGGAAGCAACCAACGTTATTGGCCTGCTGACAGCCCTCATCAACGCAAACAAGTCGATTCTCGGTAACCAAGCCATCAAAAAGAGCCTCAATCAAATTCAGCAGCAGATAAGATCAATCAGCTTTGCCAATAGTACTTTCCGGCCCGCTATCGAGATCGTCGGAGGTACCGACATCAATAGGCTCTCTGAAGCTGAAAGAAAGCAGATGTGTCGAGCAATCCTCGAGAAACTGCAATTGCTTATCGACGAAGAGGATCGTCAACAAGGTCTTGGCTATAGTAATTTGCTATTTATGGCTACGGAACTTCTTCTGCTCGAACAGGAACAGGATGACTTTCCATTCTTGCTGATTGAGGAACCCGAAGCTCACCTTCATCCGCAATTGCAGATGAAATTCCTAAAAGCGCTGCGGGACGACTTTGGCCAGCTAGGAATGCCCAGTCTCCAAAGTATTCTGACAACGCATAGCCCTAACCTAGCATCAAAGGCGCCCCTTGAATCGGTGATCATCATGGCACGAGGCCAAGCCTTCCCTTTGAGACCCACTGACACAGCACTTGACAGTGACGATTATGTGTTTCTAGAGAAATTCCTCGATGTGACCAAATCGAATCTGTTCTTCGCGAGGGCTGTATTGATTGTCGAGGGAGATGCGGAGAACATCCTCCTCCCAACCATCGCGGAGCTTCTAGGGAAACCTCTTGAGGACTACGGCGTCTCAATAGTGAACGTTGGTAGTACAGCGTACGCGCGGTATGCGAAAATATTCCAGAGGAAAGATTCTCGACGGTGGATTCCGATTCGGGTGATGTGTGTGAGAGACCTGGACCTTTGGCCCAGAAGGGCCGAGTTTCGAGGGGACGGCGACACTATCGGTTTCAAGAAAGCAATTCCGAAGAAAGCAAATGGAAAGGGCGGCAACGAGGACTGTTGGATCGATTTCTACGACACCAAGGCACTCCAGGACTTCAAGGATCTTCGCAGAAAAATCAGAGGGCAGAACGTCGAGGTCGAACTATCTGCCCGGTGGACGTTTGAGTATTGCCTTGCCTTGGGCTCGCTATTCGCGTTGCTTTACGAAGCAGTGAATGGGAGCAACGAGGACATCGATACTCTGCCCACGGATCCAGAGGAGCGAGCAATATACCTATACGGACTCATTGAGAGCCCGTCTCGGAAAACGGAGGTGGCCTATCGACTGGTGTCGCTCCTCAGGAAGACATTTACGCCTGCGCGCTCTGCACCTTTGCCCAATGAGGACGCGACTGCATCAGAAGAGCGAGAGCAGGCATTTCAGGCGAGGGCAGCCCAACTGCAGCAGGAATTGCGTGACAAACTGCCTTGTTACATAGTTCGTGCCATCGATTACGTAACGAACAATGCAGAAGCGCCTATGTTGCCTCCCACTGCCGAAGCGGTCCAGTGCTGA